Proteins encoded within one genomic window of Cellulomonas xiejunii:
- a CDS encoding substrate-binding domain-containing protein, with product MSLAWKKSAIAMVAAGMLVGSLAACSTERDSGTDAGGGDDEGTFVGIAMPTKSLERWNRDGSHLEGLLEEAGYETSLQYADNKVDQQITQLENMINQGADVLVIAPIDDTALAPTLQQAADADITVIAYDRLLLGTPNVDYYATFDNYSVGTMQGEYIVDALDLEGGAGPFNLEPFAGSPDDNNAKFFFAGAWDILSEYVDSGQLVVPSGKAPATNDDWKSIGVEGWKTDTAQAEMEIRLNSFYASGTKVDVVLSPNDSLALGIAQALAGNGYAPGAEYPIVTGQDADKANVLNLIEGKQSMTVWKDTRTLGDQVAVMIKQIVAGDTVEVNDEKTYDNGEKVVPTYLLPPQVVTPDSVDVLVESGFYKAADLGL from the coding sequence ATGTCACTGGCGTGGAAGAAGAGCGCGATCGCGATGGTCGCCGCAGGCATGCTCGTCGGGTCGCTCGCGGCCTGCAGCACCGAGCGCGACTCCGGTACGGACGCCGGCGGCGGCGACGACGAGGGGACGTTCGTCGGGATCGCGATGCCCACCAAGAGCCTGGAGCGCTGGAACCGCGACGGCAGCCACCTGGAAGGTCTGCTCGAGGAGGCAGGCTACGAGACGAGCCTGCAGTACGCGGACAACAAGGTCGACCAGCAGATCACCCAGCTGGAGAACATGATCAACCAGGGCGCCGACGTCCTCGTCATCGCCCCGATCGACGACACGGCCCTCGCGCCGACCCTGCAGCAGGCGGCCGACGCGGACATCACCGTCATCGCGTACGACCGCCTCCTGCTGGGCACGCCGAACGTCGACTACTACGCGACGTTCGACAACTACAGCGTCGGCACGATGCAGGGCGAGTACATCGTCGACGCCCTCGACCTCGAGGGTGGCGCCGGCCCGTTCAACCTGGAGCCGTTCGCCGGCTCGCCGGACGACAACAACGCGAAGTTCTTCTTCGCCGGGGCGTGGGACATCCTGTCGGAGTACGTCGACAGCGGCCAGCTCGTCGTGCCGTCCGGCAAGGCCCCGGCGACGAACGACGACTGGAAGTCCATCGGCGTCGAGGGGTGGAAGACCGACACCGCGCAGGCCGAGATGGAGATCCGCCTCAACTCGTTCTACGCGAGCGGCACCAAGGTCGACGTCGTGCTCTCGCCCAACGACTCGCTCGCGCTCGGCATCGCCCAGGCGCTCGCGGGCAACGGCTACGCGCCCGGCGCGGAGTACCCGATCGTCACGGGGCAGGATGCCGACAAGGCCAACGTCCTCAACCTCATCGAGGGCAAGCAGTCGATGACGGTCTGGAAGGACACCCGCACCCTCGGTGACCAGGTCGCCGTGATGATCAAGCAGATCGTGGCCGGAGACACCGTCGAGGTCAACGACGAGAAGACCTACGACAACGGCGAGAAGGTCGTCCCGACCTACCTGCTGCCGCCGCAGGTC
- the pulA gene encoding pullulanase-type alpha-1,6-glucosidase — protein sequence MVGAPLPRPARPRTPHTTGRGRRAVAALAAASVAVSGAAVALGAPAAADAGSVTLVGSLQDELGCPGDWDPACGATALAATDVPGRFSATFRVPGGAHEWKVALDGTWDAAYGADGGGTNTPLVLAGPADLTFTYDDSTHRTSVVVDVAGGYTDTDAALVADPARDPGAGEQLYFVLTDRFANGDPSNDTGGLTGDRLATGLDPTDKGFYHGGDLAGLRERLDYIEGLGTTAIWLTPSFLNRPVQGTGPDASAGYHGYWITDFTRIDPHLGTNAELEALIDDAHGRGIKVYFDIITNHTADVIDYAEGSYAYVEQSAEPYRDAAGAPFDPADVAGGDDFPELDAATSFPYTPVVDPADADRKVPAWLNDPTLYHNRGNSTWTGESVTYGDFDGLDDLMTEHPAVVDGFVDVYEAWVDLGVDGFRIDTVKHVNREFWDEFTTAISEHAAAAGDPDFFMFGEVYDADAALTAPYVRETDMNAVLDFSFQAAAANYATGLSAAGLQALFASDDLYTTTTSNAQALPTFLGNHDMGRIGYAVKDAADPQARSGLAHALMYTSRGQPVVYYGDEQGFVGEGPLAGKDKDARQSLFATQVAQYADQALLDGTAAGAVDRYDTAAPLYTHVAALADLRATTPALTSGAQVERLAAGSVYAFSRIGDDDVEHLVALNNADAPAVVTVDTLTPGAAFTPLLATSGTDVVDAAPVEAAADGTVELTVPAHGSVVLRAGATVAAGDDTITLTVPGAGAALTGLAPVAARTDDAYATTSFAYRVVGDDAWTPLGTAETADPRVFHDVAGLAPGALVEYRAVREDVTGNRSAASTYASVGVAVDGVEPPPGPGDVLVTVPGSHNAAMGCPADWQPGCEAARLTSTNGLVYSGTFTIPPGSYEYKVAIGGTWDENYGAGGAPGGANLAYTVTGDAPQPVTFVYDATTHQATSSAQGALITLPGSFQSEAGCPADWDPACLGAALVDGDGDGTATFTLPDLAAGTYGVKVAHGLTWDEDYGADGVPGGADIPFTVPGGSPVTFTYDLTTHVLTVQVTDPPLSGTGELAAQWLDRRTIAWPTSLVAIGTDPATLRFSLHGSAEATLEVVDGQVTGGDDVGLTLVPGGLTADQLARFPALEGYLALRVDADRRTVERLLTGQLLVRQADADDVAQAVTGVQVPGVLDDLYSGKAVERTFGTTWSKGRPSLALWAPTAQDVDLLVWPADRRGAVDLDADPVRTDASRQRDGSWTASGPSSWSGGAYLWEVTVYAPTTGQIEVNRVTDPYAVALTLNSTHGVLVDLDDRRYRPRQWERTAQPVVRPVDQTIYELHVRDFSISDETVPERLRGTYGAFAVRSSDGREHLRDLADAGLTTVHLLPTFDIASIEEDRAAQATPACDLASLPPDSTEQQACVTAVAGSDGFNWGYDPWHWTAPEGSYAVDAHGGARIAEFRSMVGALHADGLQVVLDQVFNHTAASGQDAKSVLDRVVPGYYHRLNATGQVETSTCCQNVATEHALAEKMMVDSVVTWARDHKVDGFRFDLMGHHSRRTMEAVRDALDRLTPRRDGVDGRKVYLYGEGWNFGEVADNRLFEQATQGQLGGTGIGTFSDRLRDAVRGGGPFDEDPRLQGFGSGAFTDPNGAAVNGTPDEQLARVQHQADLVRLGMAGNLRDYELATSDGTVRRGDQVDYNGQPAGYADSPEEVVTYVDAHDNETLFDNLYLKLPQDTSMADRVRMNTVSLATATLAQTPSFWHAGADLLRSKSLDRNSYDSGDWFNVLDFSGQTNGFARGLPPAADNEAKWSYQRPLLADPALVPTSDDIATASAAAAELLELRSSTRLFRLGDARLIEEKLTFPGAGPDADPGVVVMHVDDRRGWDASARRWRTDVDRRLDGLLVVVNASAEPTTQRVDALAGRAYALSPVQASGTDAVVRGTTYDRATGTVVVPARTVAVLVEAVPRGHGHGHGGGVGGR from the coding sequence ATGGTCGGCGCGCCCTTGCCACGTCCAGCCCGTCCCCGCACGCCGCACACCACCGGGCGGGGGAGGCGGGCCGTCGCCGCGCTCGCCGCCGCGTCCGTCGCCGTCTCCGGCGCGGCCGTCGCCCTCGGGGCGCCGGCGGCCGCGGACGCAGGTTCGGTCACCCTGGTCGGCAGCCTGCAGGACGAGCTCGGGTGCCCGGGAGACTGGGACCCCGCCTGCGGCGCGACCGCGCTCGCGGCGACCGACGTCCCCGGTCGGTTCTCGGCGACGTTCCGGGTGCCGGGCGGCGCCCACGAGTGGAAGGTCGCGCTCGACGGCACGTGGGACGCGGCGTACGGCGCGGACGGCGGGGGCACCAACACCCCGCTCGTCCTCGCCGGGCCCGCCGACCTGACGTTCACCTACGACGACTCGACGCACCGCACGTCCGTCGTCGTCGACGTGGCGGGCGGCTACACCGACACGGACGCCGCGCTGGTCGCCGACCCCGCGCGCGACCCCGGCGCGGGGGAGCAGCTGTACTTCGTCCTCACTGACCGGTTCGCCAACGGTGACCCGTCGAACGACACCGGCGGCCTGACGGGCGACCGCCTCGCGACCGGGCTCGACCCGACGGACAAGGGGTTCTACCACGGCGGCGACCTCGCCGGCCTGCGCGAGCGCCTCGACTACATCGAGGGTCTGGGCACCACGGCGATCTGGCTGACCCCGTCGTTCCTCAACCGACCGGTGCAGGGCACCGGGCCGGACGCGTCCGCCGGGTACCACGGCTACTGGATCACGGACTTCACCCGCATCGACCCGCACCTGGGCACGAATGCCGAGCTCGAGGCGCTGATCGACGACGCGCACGGGCGCGGCATCAAGGTCTACTTCGACATCATCACCAACCACACGGCCGACGTCATCGACTACGCCGAGGGGAGCTACGCGTACGTCGAGCAGTCGGCCGAGCCCTACCGCGACGCCGCGGGAGCCCCGTTCGACCCGGCGGACGTCGCGGGCGGCGACGACTTCCCGGAGCTCGACGCCGCCACGTCGTTCCCGTACACGCCGGTCGTCGACCCCGCGGACGCCGACCGCAAGGTGCCGGCCTGGCTCAACGACCCGACGCTCTACCACAACCGCGGGAACTCGACGTGGACGGGCGAGTCCGTCACGTACGGCGACTTCGACGGCCTCGACGACCTCATGACCGAGCACCCCGCCGTCGTCGACGGCTTCGTCGACGTGTACGAGGCGTGGGTCGACCTGGGCGTCGACGGCTTCCGGATCGACACGGTCAAGCACGTGAACCGCGAGTTCTGGGACGAGTTCACGACCGCGATCTCGGAGCACGCCGCAGCAGCCGGCGACCCGGACTTCTTCATGTTCGGCGAGGTGTACGACGCCGACGCCGCGCTCACCGCGCCGTACGTGCGCGAGACCGACATGAACGCGGTCCTCGACTTCTCGTTCCAGGCCGCGGCCGCGAACTACGCCACGGGCCTGTCGGCCGCCGGCCTGCAGGCGCTGTTCGCGAGCGACGACCTGTACACGACGACGACGAGCAACGCCCAGGCGCTGCCCACGTTCCTCGGCAACCACGACATGGGTCGCATCGGGTACGCCGTCAAGGACGCGGCGGACCCGCAGGCGCGGTCCGGGCTCGCGCACGCGCTGATGTACACCAGCCGCGGTCAGCCGGTCGTCTACTACGGCGACGAGCAGGGGTTCGTGGGGGAGGGACCGCTCGCCGGCAAGGACAAGGACGCGCGCCAGTCGCTGTTCGCCACGCAGGTGGCGCAGTACGCCGACCAGGCGCTGCTCGACGGCACGGCGGCGGGAGCGGTCGACCGCTACGACACCGCGGCGCCCCTGTACACGCACGTCGCGGCCCTCGCGGACCTGCGCGCGACCACCCCGGCGCTGACGTCGGGTGCCCAGGTCGAGCGGCTCGCCGCGGGGTCGGTGTACGCGTTCTCGCGCATCGGTGACGACGACGTCGAGCACCTCGTCGCCCTCAACAACGCCGACGCCCCGGCGGTCGTCACGGTCGACACCCTCACGCCCGGCGCGGCGTTCACCCCGCTGCTGGCGACCTCGGGCACGGACGTCGTCGACGCCGCGCCCGTCGAGGCTGCTGCGGACGGCACGGTCGAGCTCACGGTGCCCGCGCACGGCTCCGTGGTGCTGCGGGCCGGCGCGACGGTCGCCGCGGGCGACGACACGATCACGCTGACCGTCCCGGGTGCGGGCGCCGCGCTCACCGGCCTCGCCCCCGTGGCGGCCCGCACCGACGACGCCTACGCCACCACGTCGTTCGCGTACCGCGTGGTGGGGGACGACGCCTGGACGCCGCTGGGCACGGCCGAGACGGCCGACCCGCGCGTCTTCCACGACGTGGCCGGGCTCGCCCCCGGCGCGCTGGTCGAGTACCGCGCCGTGCGCGAGGACGTCACGGGGAACCGCAGCGCCGCGTCGACGTACGCGAGCGTGGGCGTCGCGGTCGACGGTGTCGAACCGCCGCCCGGCCCGGGGGACGTGCTCGTCACGGTCCCGGGCAGCCACAACGCGGCCATGGGGTGCCCGGCGGACTGGCAGCCCGGCTGCGAGGCCGCCCGCCTGACCTCGACGAACGGTCTGGTGTACTCCGGGACGTTCACGATCCCGCCGGGCTCCTACGAGTACAAGGTCGCGATCGGCGGCACGTGGGACGAGAACTACGGCGCCGGCGGCGCGCCGGGCGGGGCGAACCTCGCGTACACCGTCACGGGTGACGCGCCGCAGCCGGTGACGTTCGTGTACGACGCGACGACGCACCAGGCCACGTCGTCCGCGCAGGGCGCGTTGATCACCCTGCCGGGCTCGTTCCAGAGCGAGGCGGGCTGCCCGGCGGACTGGGACCCTGCGTGCCTGGGGGCGGCGCTGGTCGACGGTGACGGCGACGGCACCGCGACGTTCACGCTGCCCGACCTGGCGGCCGGGACGTACGGCGTGAAGGTCGCCCACGGGCTGACGTGGGACGAGGACTACGGTGCCGACGGTGTGCCCGGCGGTGCCGACATCCCGTTCACGGTGCCCGGGGGCTCGCCCGTGACGTTCACGTACGACCTGACGACGCACGTGCTGACCGTCCAGGTCACGGACCCCCCGCTGTCCGGCACGGGTGAGCTGGCCGCGCAGTGGCTGGACCGGCGGACGATCGCCTGGCCCACGTCGCTCGTGGCGATCGGCACCGACCCCGCGACGCTGCGGTTCTCGCTGCACGGATCCGCCGAGGCCACGCTCGAGGTCGTCGACGGCCAGGTCACGGGCGGCGACGACGTCGGGCTGACGCTCGTGCCCGGCGGGCTCACCGCCGACCAGCTCGCACGGTTCCCCGCCCTCGAGGGGTACCTCGCCCTGCGGGTCGACGCCGACCGGCGCACGGTCGAGCGGCTGCTCACCGGCCAGCTGCTGGTGCGGCAGGCGGACGCCGACGACGTCGCCCAGGCCGTGACGGGGGTGCAGGTGCCCGGGGTTCTGGACGACCTGTACAGCGGCAAGGCCGTCGAGCGGACGTTCGGCACGACGTGGTCGAAGGGTCGCCCGTCGCTCGCGCTGTGGGCACCCACGGCGCAGGACGTCGACCTGCTCGTGTGGCCGGCCGACCGCCGGGGCGCGGTCGACCTCGACGCCGACCCCGTGCGGACCGACGCGTCGCGCCAGCGGGACGGGTCGTGGACCGCGTCCGGGCCCTCGTCGTGGTCCGGTGGCGCCTACCTGTGGGAGGTGACCGTCTACGCGCCGACGACCGGGCAGATCGAGGTCAACCGTGTGACCGACCCGTACGCCGTCGCCCTGACGCTCAACAGCACGCACGGCGTGCTGGTGGACCTCGACGACCGGCGCTACCGCCCGCGGCAGTGGGAGCGCACGGCGCAGCCGGTCGTCCGGCCCGTCGACCAGACCATCTACGAGCTGCACGTGCGCGACTTCTCGATCTCCGACGAGACCGTGCCCGAGCGCCTGCGCGGCACGTACGGCGCGTTCGCGGTGCGCTCCAGCGACGGGCGCGAGCACCTGCGCGACCTCGCGGACGCCGGCCTGACGACCGTGCACCTGCTGCCGACGTTCGACATCGCCTCGATCGAGGAGGACCGCGCCGCCCAGGCCACCCCGGCCTGCGACCTCGCGTCGCTGCCGCCGGACTCGACCGAGCAGCAGGCGTGCGTCACCGCCGTCGCGGGCTCCGACGGCTTCAACTGGGGCTACGACCCGTGGCACTGGACCGCGCCCGAGGGCTCCTACGCCGTCGACGCGCACGGTGGCGCCCGCATCGCCGAGTTCCGCTCGATGGTCGGCGCGCTGCACGCCGACGGCCTGCAGGTGGTGCTCGACCAGGTGTTCAACCACACCGCGGCGAGCGGTCAGGACGCGAAGAGCGTGCTCGACCGCGTGGTCCCGGGGTACTACCACCGGCTGAACGCCACGGGCCAGGTCGAGACGTCGACGTGCTGCCAGAACGTCGCGACCGAGCACGCGCTGGCCGAGAAGATGATGGTCGACTCGGTCGTCACGTGGGCGCGGGACCACAAGGTCGACGGGTTCCGGTTCGACCTCATGGGGCACCACTCCCGCCGGACGATGGAGGCGGTGCGCGACGCGCTCGACCGGCTCACGCCGCGGCGCGACGGCGTCGACGGGCGCAAGGTGTACCTGTACGGCGAGGGATGGAACTTCGGCGAGGTGGCCGACAACCGGCTGTTCGAGCAGGCCACGCAGGGGCAGCTCGGCGGCACCGGCATCGGGACCTTCTCCGACCGGCTGCGTGACGCCGTGCGCGGCGGAGGCCCGTTCGACGAGGACCCGCGCCTGCAGGGCTTCGGCTCGGGTGCGTTCACGGACCCGAACGGTGCGGCGGTCAACGGGACGCCCGACGAGCAGCTCGCGCGCGTGCAGCACCAGGCCGACCTGGTCCGGCTGGGCATGGCGGGCAACCTGCGCGACTACGAGCTGGCGACGAGCGACGGCACCGTCCGGCGTGGTGACCAGGTCGACTACAACGGGCAGCCCGCCGGCTACGCCGACTCCCCGGAGGAGGTCGTCACCTACGTCGACGCCCACGACAACGAGACGCTGTTCGACAACCTGTACCTCAAGCTGCCGCAGGACACGTCCATGGCGGACCGGGTGCGCATGAACACGGTGTCCCTCGCGACGGCGACGCTCGCGCAGACCCCGTCGTTCTGGCACGCGGGCGCCGACCTGCTGCGGAGCAAGTCCCTCGACCGCAACTCCTACGACTCGGGGGACTGGTTCAACGTCCTCGACTTCTCCGGGCAGACCAACGGGTTCGCCCGCGGCCTGCCACCGGCGGCGGACAACGAGGCGAAGTGGTCGTACCAGCGGCCCCTGCTGGCCGACCCCGCTCTCGTGCCCACGTCCGACGACATCGCCACCGCGTCGGCGGCGGCCGCCGAGCTGCTCGAGCTGCGGTCCTCGACGCGCCTGTTCCGGCTCGGCGACGCGCGCCTGATCGAGGAGAAGCTGACCTTCCCGGGCGCGGGGCCGGACGCGGACCCGGGGGTCGTGGTGATGCACGTGGACGACCGGCGCGGCTGGGACGCGTCGGCACGGCGCTGGCGCACCGACGTCGACCGTCGGCTCGACGGGCTGCTCGTCGTCGTGAACGCCTCGGCCGAGCCGACGACCCAGCGGGTCGACGCCCTGGCAGGGCGGGCCTACGCGCTGTCGCCGGTCCAGGCTTCCGGGACCGACGCGGTCGTGCGTGGCACGACGTACGACAGGGCGACGGGCACGGTGGTGGTGCCTGCTCGGACGGTCGCCGTGCTCGTCGAGGCGGTGCCTCGCGGGCACGGCCATGGTCATGGCGGAGGGGTCGGCGGACGGTGA